In a genomic window of Numenius arquata chromosome 5, bNumArq3.hap1.1, whole genome shotgun sequence:
- the LOC141464955 gene encoding cis-aconitate decarboxylase-like isoform X1: MVYFTLQKSQKFLASSRQVHKTAAHVVARSAPEETVTSSFASFIHAVRPEHLSKTVRHRSKRMILDSIGVGLVGSTTHVFDIALQYCRELYSSVAVSSVYGKPGVKLSPTLAAFTNGVATHSMDFDDTWHPATHPSGAVLPALLAASQMLPPGTKPNGMDFLLAFNVGLEVQGRLMHFSTEAHNIPKRFHPPSVVGTMGSAAATAKLLSLSTAQCTHALGIAASLAGAPMANAATQAKPLHIGNATRLGFEAALLAARGMEANPLILDDIAGCSGFSAFYSIYQPKPLSTPSDHHEFLLEKQDIAFKRFPAHLGMHWVVDAALSVRNLFINYAGSFSPSLIRTIVLKIPVSKYINRPFPSSEHQARHSFQFNACTALLDGEVGLSSFTESSIHRQELRELLDKVVVEHPEDNVANFDKMYGEVALLLHSGDVLTGKCDTFYGHWRKPLSKESLLKKFRSNASHVLPEEKIETIITMVDNLENLSDSSQLACSL, from the exons ATGGTCTACTTCACCTTGCAG AAATCCCAGAAGTTCTTGGCAAGCTCCCGGCAAGTTCACAAAACTGCTGCTCACG TGGTGGCCAGGAGCGCTCCGGAGGAGACCGTGACCAGCAGCTTTGCCTCCTTCATCCATGCGGTTCGACCCGAGCACTTGTCCAAGACTGTCCGCCACAGAAGCAAGAGAATGATCCTCGACAGCATCGGGGTTGGCCTCGTGGGCAGCACGACGCACGTGTTCGATATCGCTCTGCAGTACTGCCGG GAGCTGTACTCTTCAGTTGCTGTCAGCTCTGTCTATGGCAAACCAGGCGTGAAGCTCTCTCCCACGCTGGCTGCATTCACCAACGGTGTTGCG ACTCATTCCATGGACTTTGATGATACCTGGCACCCTGCTACTCACCCATCAGGGGCTGTTCTGCCAGCTCTTCTGGCAGCTTCCCAGATGCTACCTCCAGGCACCAAACCCAATGGCATGGATTTCCTGCTGGCATTTAATGTGGGTCTGGAAGTGCAAGGAAGGCTCATGCATTTCTCCACTGAGGCTCACAACATTCCCAAAAG GTTCCACCCTCCCTCAGTGGTTGGGACCATGGGCAGTGCTGCGGCCACCGCAAAACTGCTCTCCCTCAGCACGGCCCAGTGCACACATGCTTTGGGCATTGCTGCATCGCTTGCCGGGGCACCCATGGCAAATGCCGCCACTCAAGCCAAGCCATTGCATATTGGAAATGCCACCCGCCTGGGCTTCGAAGCAGCACTGCTGGCCGCCCGAGGGATGGAAGCTAACCCCTTAATCCTGGATGATATCGCTGGTTGCTCGGGATTCAGTGCTTTCTACAGTATCTATCAACCCAAACCACTGTCCACACCAAGTGACCACCATGAGTTCCTCTTGGAGAAGCAGGATATTGCTTTCAAGCGATTCCCAGCCCACCTGGGGATGCACTGGGTGGTGGATGCTGCCTTGTCTGTCCGGAATCTTTTCATCAACTACGCAGGGTCGTTCTCTCCCTCATTGATCCGCACCATTGTGCTGAAGATCCCGGTGTCAAAGTACATCAATCGGCCTTTCCCCAGCTCTGAACACCAGGCTAGACACTCCTTCCAGTTCAATGCCTGTACCGCCCTGCTGGATGGTGAAGTGGGCCTCAGCTCCTTCACGGAGAGCAGCATCCACCGGCAGGAGCTGAGGGAGCTGCTGGACAAAGTGGTGGTGGAGCACCCTGAAGATAATGTGGCCAACTTTGACAAGATGTACGGAGAGGTGGCACTGCTCCTGCACAGCGGGGATGTCCTGACAGGCAAATGTGACACTTTCTATGGGCACTGGAGGAAGCCTCTGAGCAAAGAATCGCTCCTGAAGAAGTTCCGATCCAACGCTTCTCATgtgcttccagaagaaaaaatagaaaccATCATCACTATGGTGGACAACCTGGAGAATCTGTCAGATAGTTCCCAGCTAGCCTGCAGCCTGTAA
- the LOC141464955 gene encoding cis-aconitate decarboxylase-like isoform X2, whose protein sequence is MILDSIGVGLVGSTTHVFDIALQYCRELYSSVAVSSVYGKPGVKLSPTLAAFTNGVATHSMDFDDTWHPATHPSGAVLPALLAASQMLPPGTKPNGMDFLLAFNVGLEVQGRLMHFSTEAHNIPKRFHPPSVVGTMGSAAATAKLLSLSTAQCTHALGIAASLAGAPMANAATQAKPLHIGNATRLGFEAALLAARGMEANPLILDDIAGCSGFSAFYSIYQPKPLSTPSDHHEFLLEKQDIAFKRFPAHLGMHWVVDAALSVRNLFINYAGSFSPSLIRTIVLKIPVSKYINRPFPSSEHQARHSFQFNACTALLDGEVGLSSFTESSIHRQELRELLDKVVVEHPEDNVANFDKMYGEVALLLHSGDVLTGKCDTFYGHWRKPLSKESLLKKFRSNASHVLPEEKIETIITMVDNLENLSDSSQLACSL, encoded by the exons ATGATCCTCGACAGCATCGGGGTTGGCCTCGTGGGCAGCACGACGCACGTGTTCGATATCGCTCTGCAGTACTGCCGG GAGCTGTACTCTTCAGTTGCTGTCAGCTCTGTCTATGGCAAACCAGGCGTGAAGCTCTCTCCCACGCTGGCTGCATTCACCAACGGTGTTGCG ACTCATTCCATGGACTTTGATGATACCTGGCACCCTGCTACTCACCCATCAGGGGCTGTTCTGCCAGCTCTTCTGGCAGCTTCCCAGATGCTACCTCCAGGCACCAAACCCAATGGCATGGATTTCCTGCTGGCATTTAATGTGGGTCTGGAAGTGCAAGGAAGGCTCATGCATTTCTCCACTGAGGCTCACAACATTCCCAAAAG GTTCCACCCTCCCTCAGTGGTTGGGACCATGGGCAGTGCTGCGGCCACCGCAAAACTGCTCTCCCTCAGCACGGCCCAGTGCACACATGCTTTGGGCATTGCTGCATCGCTTGCCGGGGCACCCATGGCAAATGCCGCCACTCAAGCCAAGCCATTGCATATTGGAAATGCCACCCGCCTGGGCTTCGAAGCAGCACTGCTGGCCGCCCGAGGGATGGAAGCTAACCCCTTAATCCTGGATGATATCGCTGGTTGCTCGGGATTCAGTGCTTTCTACAGTATCTATCAACCCAAACCACTGTCCACACCAAGTGACCACCATGAGTTCCTCTTGGAGAAGCAGGATATTGCTTTCAAGCGATTCCCAGCCCACCTGGGGATGCACTGGGTGGTGGATGCTGCCTTGTCTGTCCGGAATCTTTTCATCAACTACGCAGGGTCGTTCTCTCCCTCATTGATCCGCACCATTGTGCTGAAGATCCCGGTGTCAAAGTACATCAATCGGCCTTTCCCCAGCTCTGAACACCAGGCTAGACACTCCTTCCAGTTCAATGCCTGTACCGCCCTGCTGGATGGTGAAGTGGGCCTCAGCTCCTTCACGGAGAGCAGCATCCACCGGCAGGAGCTGAGGGAGCTGCTGGACAAAGTGGTGGTGGAGCACCCTGAAGATAATGTGGCCAACTTTGACAAGATGTACGGAGAGGTGGCACTGCTCCTGCACAGCGGGGATGTCCTGACAGGCAAATGTGACACTTTCTATGGGCACTGGAGGAAGCCTCTGAGCAAAGAATCGCTCCTGAAGAAGTTCCGATCCAACGCTTCTCATgtgcttccagaagaaaaaatagaaaccATCATCACTATGGTGGACAACCTGGAGAATCTGTCAGATAGTTCCCAGCTAGCCTGCAGCCTGTAA